In one Tessaracoccus palaemonis genomic region, the following are encoded:
- a CDS encoding S1C family serine protease: MSNEQHPNPWSREAWSTSGTPRESAPQQQWAAQGDAAHQPQQATPPQQQATQQQPSQASASINEPTLNLTSQQGYPTSGPDAQQGYPTSNPGYQPVGPFGQPQATAGTQTKTRSKGRSKVAGVLALALLAVGAGGGAGYAATQLGGSTSASGVTTTVVQADASNPNWTTVAEAATQSVVAIDVVSSSGEAQGSGVVIDAEGYIVTNNHVVSGMSGATITVLLNNVSYAATIVGTDPSTDLAVIKMDNPPKDLAVMSYGDNTALSVGDPVMAIGNPLGLSDTVTTGIVSALNRPVTTEAVTDDTTTESQTQVPQNGNNPFGGQQQQQQNQSATTSTSETVVTAAIQTNAAINPGNSGGALVNTSGELVGITSSIATLSSSSSSESSSGNIGIGFAIGSDQVKYVVDQLIANGTAEHPQLGVTATDVTGTGQQGAQIVSVTEGSGAAEAGLEAGDVVTAVNGNAVSSTESLVALVRAGQVDKPMTLTVIRNGTEQDVSVTPTAAAN, from the coding sequence ATGAGCAACGAGCAGCACCCGAACCCCTGGAGCCGCGAGGCGTGGAGCACGTCCGGCACCCCCCGCGAGTCGGCCCCGCAGCAGCAGTGGGCCGCACAGGGTGACGCCGCGCATCAGCCGCAGCAGGCGACGCCGCCCCAGCAGCAAGCGACACAGCAGCAGCCCTCACAGGCATCCGCATCGATCAACGAGCCGACGCTCAACCTCACCTCGCAGCAGGGCTACCCCACCAGCGGCCCCGACGCTCAGCAGGGCTACCCCACCAGCAACCCCGGCTACCAGCCGGTTGGCCCCTTCGGCCAGCCGCAGGCGACCGCCGGGACGCAGACCAAGACCCGTTCCAAGGGCCGCAGCAAGGTGGCGGGCGTGCTCGCGCTCGCGCTCCTCGCCGTCGGCGCGGGCGGCGGGGCCGGCTACGCGGCGACTCAGCTCGGCGGCTCGACATCCGCCTCGGGCGTCACGACCACCGTCGTGCAGGCGGACGCCTCGAACCCGAACTGGACCACCGTCGCGGAGGCCGCCACACAGTCCGTCGTCGCGATCGACGTGGTCAGCTCCTCTGGCGAGGCCCAGGGCTCGGGCGTCGTGATCGACGCCGAGGGCTACATCGTGACCAACAACCACGTCGTGTCCGGCATGAGCGGTGCGACGATCACGGTGCTCCTCAACAACGTGTCCTACGCGGCGACCATCGTCGGCACCGACCCGTCGACCGACCTCGCGGTCATCAAGATGGACAACCCGCCGAAGGACCTCGCCGTGATGTCGTACGGCGACAACACGGCCCTCTCGGTCGGCGACCCGGTGATGGCGATCGGCAACCCGCTCGGCCTCTCCGACACCGTCACCACCGGCATCGTGTCGGCCCTCAACCGGCCCGTCACCACCGAGGCCGTGACCGATGACACGACCACCGAGTCCCAGACGCAGGTGCCCCAGAACGGCAACAACCCGTTCGGCGGCCAACAGCAACAGCAACAGAACCAGAGCGCGACCACCTCCACCAGCGAGACGGTCGTGACGGCGGCCATCCAGACCAACGCGGCGATCAACCCTGGCAATTCCGGCGGCGCTCTCGTGAACACCTCGGGTGAGCTCGTCGGCATCACCAGCTCGATCGCGACGCTCTCCTCGTCCTCGTCGAGCGAGTCGTCCTCCGGCAACATCGGCATCGGCTTCGCGATCGGCTCCGACCAGGTCAAGTACGTCGTCGACCAGCTCATCGCCAACGGCACCGCCGAGCACCCGCAACTCGGTGTCACCGCCACCGACGTGACCGGCACCGGCCAGCAGGGCGCGCAGATCGTGTCCGTGACCGAGGGTTCGGGCGCGGCGGAGGCTGGCCTCGAGGCGGGCGACGTCGTCACCGCCGTCAACGGGAACGCGGTCTCCTCGACCGAGTCGCTCGTCGCGCTCGTCAGGGCCGGCCAGGTCGACAAGCCCATGACGCTCACCGTGATCCGCAACGGCACGGAGCAGGACGTGTCGGTGACCCCGACCGCCGCCGCCAACTGA
- a CDS encoding acetyl-CoA hydrolase/transferase family protein, which produces MSGRIHSELFKSKVMSAQDAAALVQNGWNIGFSGFTGAGYPKEFPVALADVINAAHDRGEEFKVGVWTGASTAPELDGALARTGGVSYRAPYQSDPDMRKAINTGVTYYQDIHLSHMAPQVFQGFLGPLDLAVVEASGIDADGNIIPSSSVGMNRTYLEYAKHIIIEVNEWQSEDLFGMHDIYYPIGALPPRRAPIPLINPGDRIGDQVMRIKSEKVIGVIVTDDPDRNSPFKPLDDDSRAIANNLLDFLSNEVKQGRLPKNLLPLQSGVGNIANAVLAGLLDGPFERLTSYTEVIQDGMVDLLDSGKLTVASATAFSLSPEAAHRMNENAAKYREKIVLRPQDVSNHPEVIRRLGVIACNGMIEADIYGNVNSTHVMGSRMQNGIGGSGDFTRNGWISSFVTPSTAKGGAISCIVPMVNHVDHTEHDVQVIITEQGLADLRGLAPRQRAQVIIENCAHPDYKEPLREYVKFAATKANGQHTPHDLATALGWHVRFLETGTMQA; this is translated from the coding sequence ATGTCAGGTCGCATCCACAGCGAACTGTTCAAGAGCAAGGTCATGTCGGCACAGGACGCTGCCGCACTCGTCCAGAACGGCTGGAACATCGGCTTCTCCGGGTTCACCGGCGCCGGCTACCCGAAGGAGTTCCCGGTCGCGCTGGCCGACGTCATCAACGCGGCCCACGACCGCGGTGAAGAGTTCAAGGTCGGCGTGTGGACCGGCGCCTCGACGGCCCCCGAGCTCGACGGAGCGCTCGCGCGGACCGGCGGCGTCTCGTACCGCGCCCCCTACCAGTCCGACCCGGACATGCGCAAAGCCATCAACACGGGCGTCACGTACTACCAGGACATCCATCTGTCCCACATGGCACCTCAGGTCTTCCAGGGCTTCCTCGGCCCCCTCGACCTCGCCGTCGTGGAGGCCAGCGGCATCGACGCCGACGGCAACATCATCCCGTCGTCGTCGGTCGGCATGAACCGCACGTACCTCGAGTACGCGAAGCACATCATCATCGAGGTCAACGAGTGGCAGTCCGAGGATCTCTTCGGCATGCACGACATCTACTACCCGATCGGCGCCCTGCCGCCGCGCCGCGCGCCCATCCCGCTGATCAACCCCGGTGACCGCATCGGCGACCAGGTCATGCGCATCAAGTCGGAGAAGGTCATCGGCGTCATCGTCACGGACGATCCCGACCGCAACTCGCCCTTCAAGCCGCTCGATGACGACTCCCGCGCGATCGCGAACAACCTGCTCGACTTCCTGAGCAACGAGGTGAAGCAGGGTCGACTGCCCAAGAACCTCCTCCCGCTGCAGTCCGGCGTCGGAAACATCGCCAACGCGGTCCTCGCTGGCCTGCTCGACGGCCCGTTCGAGCGCCTGACCTCCTACACCGAGGTCATCCAGGACGGCATGGTCGACCTGCTCGACTCCGGCAAGCTCACCGTCGCCTCGGCCACCGCGTTCTCGCTGTCCCCCGAGGCCGCGCACCGCATGAACGAGAACGCCGCGAAGTACCGCGAGAAGATCGTCCTGCGCCCGCAGGACGTCTCGAACCACCCCGAGGTCATCCGTCGACTCGGCGTCATCGCCTGCAACGGCATGATCGAGGCCGACATCTACGGCAACGTGAACTCCACCCACGTCATGGGTTCGCGCATGCAGAACGGCATCGGCGGCTCGGGCGACTTCACCCGCAACGGCTGGATCTCCTCGTTCGTGACCCCGTCGACGGCGAAGGGCGGCGCGATCTCCTGCATCGTCCCGATGGTCAACCACGTCGACCACACGGAGCACGACGTCCAGGTCATCATCACCGAGCAGGGTCTCGCCGACCTCCGCGGCCTGGCTCCCCGCCAGCGCGCCCAGGTCATCATCGAGAACTGCGCGCACCCTGACTACAAGGAACCCCTGCGCGAGTACGTGAAGTTCGCGGCAACCAAGGCCAACGGGCAGCACACCCCGCACGACCTCGCCACCGCCCTCGGCTGGCACGTGCGCTTCCTCGAGACC
- the serB gene encoding phosphoserine phosphatase SerB: MEIRVTLAAMGPIPASLVALVPQSEQVISDETLYGQRISVFTEHDDPEQLLAALRSVAGNVAVGVVSGPIARHSAQLLMMDVDSTLTTTEAIDLLAGHAGVGDEVAEITERAMRGELDFGESLRERVATMEGLPVSVFDDVFPAMTLTPGAVELIAAARQAGARVGVTSGGFTHLVGPLAEQLGLDFSNANQLETAVVDGREVLTGRVVGTIVDRDQKARDLLRFADESGVDPGMAVAVGDGANDLGMFAAAGLSVAYCAKPVTAAAADVAIGFPRLDAVAAFAFRTD; encoded by the coding sequence ATGGAGATCCGCGTGACCTTGGCCGCCATGGGCCCCATTCCCGCCTCGCTGGTGGCGCTCGTCCCCCAGTCCGAGCAGGTCATCAGCGATGAGACGCTGTACGGCCAACGCATCAGCGTCTTCACCGAGCACGACGACCCGGAGCAGCTGCTGGCAGCCCTTCGCTCCGTCGCCGGGAACGTGGCCGTGGGCGTCGTGTCCGGTCCCATCGCGCGCCACTCGGCACAGCTCCTGATGATGGACGTCGACTCCACCCTGACCACCACCGAGGCCATCGACCTGCTCGCCGGCCACGCCGGCGTCGGCGACGAGGTGGCCGAGATCACCGAGCGCGCCATGCGCGGGGAGCTGGACTTCGGCGAGTCGCTGCGCGAGCGCGTCGCCACCATGGAAGGCCTGCCAGTCAGCGTGTTCGACGACGTGTTCCCCGCCATGACCCTGACGCCCGGCGCCGTCGAGCTCATCGCCGCGGCCCGGCAGGCCGGGGCGCGGGTCGGGGTCACCTCCGGCGGTTTCACGCACCTCGTCGGGCCGCTGGCCGAGCAGTTGGGCCTGGACTTCTCCAACGCGAACCAGCTCGAGACCGCCGTCGTCGACGGCCGCGAGGTGCTGACGGGCCGCGTCGTCGGCACCATCGTCGACCGCGACCAGAAGGCCCGCGACCTGCTGCGGTTCGCCGACGAGTCCGGCGTCGACCCCGGCATGGCCGTCGCGGTGGGCGACGGGGCCAACGATCTGGGTATGTTCGCCGCTGCTGGTCTCTCCGTCGCGTACTGCGCGAAGCCCGTCACCGCGGCCGCCGCGGACGTGGCGATCGGCTTTCCGCGGCTGGACGCCGTCGCCGCGTTCGCTTTTCGTACCGACTAG